One region of Streptomyces davaonensis JCM 4913 genomic DNA includes:
- a CDS encoding sensor histidine kinase, with protein sequence MRAWRGYKGRRLGLTSLTVAAGSLLGLLICVVFTVLLWAIADANSSVSARRASRTALVEAGAMKQLLLDLETGQRGFVITEREPFLQPWRAARAGYPAAARRFTESTTSPEQQRAAEHITRDVESFLNDYSVPLVQMVRRGDPTASGLAMTAEGKQRVDALRAEFDRYMAHERAQLEERSDAAGSNSHQAVLTATVGLAALTALVTVFTLLQHRAVVGPVRGTAAAAEQLAGGDLSVRVPPSRVAEISALGGSFNTMAASLQDSRRRIMESTEAVHRRTARDLHDGAQQRLVSLMIGLRLARELIPDTETTATELLDQSIDNAQTAINELRELASGIYPLVLTVKGLVAAVRDLAARCPVPTVVESRDERRISPTVESNAYFVVAEAVTNAVKHAQASRIDVTVEFGDVLRIRVTDDGIGGVGKASSGSGMLGLADRVAAFDGTLAIDSPPGGGTTLLIRIPVPESA encoded by the coding sequence ATGAGGGCGTGGCGGGGGTACAAGGGTCGGCGACTGGGGCTCACGAGCCTGACGGTCGCGGCGGGCAGCCTGCTCGGCCTGCTGATATGTGTCGTGTTCACCGTCCTGCTGTGGGCGATCGCCGACGCGAACAGCTCCGTCTCGGCCCGGCGTGCCTCCCGGACAGCCCTCGTCGAGGCGGGCGCCATGAAGCAGTTGCTCCTCGACCTGGAGACGGGCCAGCGCGGCTTCGTGATCACCGAGCGGGAGCCCTTCCTCCAGCCGTGGCGGGCAGCGCGCGCGGGATATCCCGCAGCGGCGCGGCGTTTCACGGAAAGCACCACCTCCCCCGAACAGCAGCGTGCCGCCGAGCACATCACGCGCGACGTCGAATCCTTCCTGAACGACTACTCCGTGCCGCTGGTCCAGATGGTCCGCCGGGGCGACCCCACCGCCTCCGGCCTCGCGATGACGGCCGAGGGCAAACAGCGCGTCGACGCCCTGCGGGCCGAGTTCGACCGGTACATGGCCCACGAACGCGCCCAGCTCGAGGAGCGCTCCGACGCCGCGGGGTCCAACAGCCACCAGGCGGTGCTGACCGCAACCGTGGGACTCGCGGCGCTGACCGCGCTCGTCACCGTCTTCACCCTGCTCCAACACCGTGCGGTGGTGGGGCCGGTACGCGGAACCGCCGCCGCGGCCGAGCAACTGGCGGGCGGAGACCTGAGTGTGCGGGTTCCGCCCAGCAGGGTTGCCGAGATCTCGGCACTGGGCGGCTCCTTCAACACCATGGCGGCATCGCTCCAGGACAGCCGCAGACGCATCATGGAGAGCACCGAGGCCGTGCACCGGCGTACGGCACGGGATCTGCACGACGGGGCCCAACAGCGTCTGGTGAGCCTGATGATCGGGCTTCGGCTGGCGCGGGAACTGATTCCCGACACCGAGACGACCGCGACCGAGCTGCTCGATCAGTCGATCGACAACGCGCAGACCGCGATCAACGAGTTGAGGGAACTCGCCTCGGGCATCTACCCCCTCGTCCTGACCGTGAAGGGACTGGTCGCGGCGGTCAGGGACCTGGCCGCCCGGTGCCCAGTGCCCACCGTCGTGGAGAGTCGGGACGAACGGCGGATCTCCCCGACCGTCGAGTCCAACGCGTACTTCGTGGTGGCCGAGGCCGTGACCAACGCGGTCAAGCACGCCCAGGCCTCCCGGATCGACGTCACCGTCGAATTCGGGGACGTGTTGCGGATCCGCGTCACCGACGACGGGATAGGCGGCGTGGGCAAAGCCTCCAGCGGCAGCGGGATGCTGGGGCTGGCGGACCGAGTGGCGGCCTTCGACGGCACCCTCGCCATCGACTCCCCGCCCGGCGGTGGTACCACCCTCCTGATCCGGATCCCGGTGCCGGAATCGGCGTGA
- a CDS encoding SsgA family sporulation/cell division regulator, with protein sequence MNKCYLSLEITHWVTSALPFRLSCEFSYDTQDPLAVTLLLDSDGERPVRWIFLRELLTEGMAVRSGEGDVAIWPVFDQDGEPSSFRVLLGSDHTALFEIPAEPVEDWLSRTYAMVPLGTELDGVDWDELVQLAE encoded by the coding sequence ATGAATAAGTGCTACCTCTCCCTGGAGATCACACACTGGGTGACGTCCGCCCTCCCTTTCAGACTGAGCTGCGAGTTCTCCTACGACACACAAGACCCGCTCGCCGTCACCCTGCTGCTCGACAGCGACGGGGAGCGGCCGGTGCGCTGGATCTTCCTGCGGGAGCTCCTGACCGAGGGCATGGCCGTCCGCTCCGGCGAGGGCGATGTGGCGATTTGGCCGGTGTTCGACCAGGACGGCGAGCCGTCCTCCTTCCGCGTGCTCTTGGGGTCGGACCACACGGCACTGTTCGAGATCCCCGCCGAGCCCGTGGAGGACTGGCTGTCCCGGACGTATGCCATGGTGCCGCTGGGGACCGAGCTGGACGGCGTGGACTGGGACGAACTGGTCCAGCTGGCGGAGTGA